From Nicotiana tabacum cultivar K326 chromosome 15, ASM71507v2, whole genome shotgun sequence, the proteins below share one genomic window:
- the LOC107806074 gene encoding uncharacterized protein At1g76070 — protein MEKPCKSKKKTIFKLLPKAAAAAVFILQNAHAPFSPSREQRLATDHHHKNHHYKGYAGPIISVIPADQSGRNKSEPSSPKVSCIGQIKRNKKKMLNCSSSKNLQKYHVKKKSVSSFGNIFAGKSSKLLPGRKSDVSADNIIAKLPDRAPCLSQMKRFASGREPLTNFDWRSTQITPEDHDLKYYTDDEDRGYSEDEEDELNTGFSAPIILGRCRTNITLEPRKEINIWKRRTMNQPRPLQLNTVVG, from the coding sequence ATGGAGAAACCATGCAAGTCAAAGAAGAAAACAATCTTCAAGTTGTTACCAAAAGCAGCTGCAGCTGCTGTTTTTATATTACAAAATGCACATGCACCTTTTAGTCCAAGTAGAGAACAGAGATTAGCCACAGATCATCATCATAAAAATCATCATTATAAAGGATATGCTGGTCCCATCATATCAGTAATCCCAGCAGATCAATCCGGAAGAAATAAATCAGAACCAAGTTCACCAAAAGTTTCATGCATTGGCCAAATCAAACGCAACAAGAAGAAGATGTTGAATTGCAGCAGCAGTAAAAATCTGCAAAAATATCATGTTAAGAAGAAATCAGTGTCCAGTTTTGGAAATATATTTGCTGGTAAATCATCAAAATTACTTCCAGGGAGGAAATCTGATGTTTCAGCTGATAATATTATTGCTAAGCTTCCTGATAGAGCACCTTGTTTGAGTCAAATGAAAAGGTTTGCTAGTGGAAGGGAACCTTTGACCAACTTTGACTGGAGATCAACACAAATTACACCAGAAGATCATGATCTTAAGTATTATACAGATGATGAAGACAGAGGATACAgtgaggatgaagaagatgaattAAACACTGGTTTTTCTGCTCCAATAATATTAGGTAGATGCAGAACAAATATTACTTTGGAGCcaaggaaagaaattaatatATGGAAAAGGAGAACCATGAATCAACCTAGGCCTCTTCAATTGAATACCGTTGTTGGCTAA
- the LOC107806082 gene encoding uncharacterized protein LOC107806082 — translation MDDEQRRNIVCMQKRKCSCKQFQVDEIPCPRAMAVLDYTHIEAPKYCSANYTKEYFKKTYEVPVNPLPDENTWDLPTEVLDNMVLPPIVKGISGRPTKSRRKGLYEYMYIETVTCGLCGK, via the coding sequence ATGGATGATGAACAAAGGCGAAACATAGTCTGCATGCAAAAAAGGAAATGCTCGTGCAAACAATTTCAAGTGGATGAGATTCCTTGTCCACGTGCTATGGCAGTATTGGACTACACACACATAGAAGCACCCAAATATTGTTCTGCCAATTATACCAAGGAATACTTCAAGAAGACATATGAAGTGCCAGTTAATCCACTTCCAGATGAAAATACATGGGACCTTCCAACAGAGGTGTTAGATAATATGGTCCTACCACCGATAGTGAAGGGCATATCAGGAAGACCAACGAAGTCGCGACGCAAGGGACTTTATGAATATATGTATATTGAAACAGTTACATGTGGACTGTGTGGAAAATAA